In Cryptococcus neoformans var. neoformans B-3501A chromosome 3, whole genome shotgun sequence, the DNA window GATACCGACCATGACACCATCTTTGGACAGGAGAGTCTGGAAAGCTTTAACGCGGGCTGGACAACGGCATTGACGAAACTTTGGGTGTGATAAGCCTGTCGATGGATGTGATATGGAGACAGATGCAGTATGTGtggagagatgagaagattgtcGCCAAGTAGTGTGGAGATGCGGAACTGTCTTCTTGTGTAATATATACGCTTCATATAGACCGATCAATGATACATACGTATCTTATTTGATAGTACCAATTTATACAGTAATCGATAACGAAATAATCACGATGTGATAGCTACAATccggacaaccaaagggTGTATGACAAGTGCAGAGCatgaagggaaaagatGATAAATTTCTGCGCCGTCGCACCAATACTCCTCGCTGAAGGATCATATATCCCGATGGAGATCAACATTTCAGTCAATGAGGGGCATTACGTAATCTCAACCGGCCTCTTGAGTTTCCCGACGAGTGACTGAAATTGGATTGCACGCATCAGTCGCAATATTGTACTTCATTCAGTTCTTCACTTGAACAAGACGTTATTGTTGCATCTGATAACATCAGCCCTACCGACATGCCTCAAACCCAGTCGTCGTGGCAGCGTCGCTTTAGgcgtctcttctttttcgtcgGCACCGCGTCCACCTTTTATCTCTTGAGTTCATACCTCTTGGACCGTCTCAAGGAGAATCGTCTCCGCGCgatcaaggaaaagagacaTAAGGACCTGTGAGCATTTTCACATTGCGTCGTATTAATGGAGCTGATCCAGCTACAGGCTCAAAAACCACTTTACTTCTCTCATCTCGAgcatctccttcaccctctATGCACTTTTGCCTACACTTCAGCCGCAGGTGTTCGAAGCTTACCCTGTGGAGAAGACCTCTCAGGCTATGCAAGGGACAGCTACTACATCAGCCTCATCAACCACTACAGGCTCGACCTCCAGTATCGGAACTAGCGAGCCACTGAATTCACTACATCTCTACGGACAAGGAAGTCAGGAGTTAGAACCGCCAAAAGAAGCAGTTGATAATCAAAGTCCCCAGTTCAGCCCTTCAGTCCCTTTGGTACTCACAGTAGATGAGAGCTGGGCCAGCGAGTTTCAGAAAAAAGATAATGCAGGTGCGGAAGCAGAGACGGAGAGTGGGATTATGGTTGGCGGTTCAGTCGGAATCCCAGAGATCGACGATGGGGTAAGCTATCAATTTGTAGTACAGAAAGAGGGACTCCTAACATTTAAATCCCCTTCAGTTGTCTTCCACTGTTTCGCAGCCTATCTCATTACCAGCTACCGACACAACCTCCGGCTCCCTTTCTCCACCCTCTGATATGTCATCATCCGCGCAGCTCggtccatctcctccattgCTGAGGGACcccactccttctccacctgTTCTGACAAAGAGCAAAAAAGAGCTCTGGAAAGAGCTGAAGTTACAGAGTATGTACATTACCGTCTTCCTTCACGGCGAAAAGCCGTCAATTAACATGATATGTTCCAATTCTAGGTATTGCTCGAACGATTACAACCGCTTATCTGCTACCTATGCTCTATCTcctcacctcttcccaacTATCCATCCTCGCGCGGAACACTTACCTTAATGACCTCGCATCCGAGAACTCCCACGCCAAGGGAACCTCTAATCTTCGCGGAGTGCAAAGCCACGACAATGAGAACGAatatgatgaggatgatgattaTCAGACTCCCAGACGTAACGTCTCAGAAGCTACTCTCACAGGACTTTCTGCCGAACGACCATTGAAGAAAGACAACAAAAAGGCTACTGGCTggttctcttccttctccgttGAATCAATGGGTCTCACCGAGTTTGTCGAAAACCatgcttccttcctccccaatCCCGTTGACTATCTTCCTGGTACAATAACTTCGTACCTCCCTTCATTTCTATCTAGCCGTCAGGGAGATGACCAGAAAAACCAGGCCCAGAGGATCGGTGAGGTTCAAGCTGCTGAGATGGCGAGGCAAAGGAGgattgaggaggaagaggctgagAGGTTATTTTTGAGTTATTCGTGGTGGTTGTTGAATGAAGGTTGGAAAGGTGTGGCGGAAAGGGTTGACCGGGCTGTCGCAAAGGTGTTTGGATCGTAAGTGGTTTATATTAACTGCGAAGGATAAATGGAAGACGGAGGTTGATCATGTCTATTCACACTTACCCAGAATGTTACTCAAGAAGGAGTTGAGCTTGCACGATTGGGAAAAGGCGATCAAAGAGGTTCGGGCACaagtggagatggatgaagcCGCAGAATCTGGACCAAAGTTGTTTGAGTCAGtattttgtttttctttcctgTACGTAGCAGAGATTAATCAGGATAATTTTAAGCTTCACCCCGTTCCTCTTGCCCCTCAAGCCGCCAACATCTCTGCGAGCTCCTTTCCCACACAATCCCTCTGACCACTCTTCTCACCTTGTTTCGCTTTTTGACGAAACGCTTACTCATATTTGCTCCGCTGACGGACGCTATCTCTTGGAGAAAGGTATAGCCACATTGACTAAGAGCCTGATTAACAGTCTCAAGGAAGAATGCTACGCTCTTGAAGCAACTTCGCAATCGCAGAGCGGGTTTGAATtagaaggaagaaagaagcgaTTGGCTGAGTGTTTACCAGTGGTTAGTAGATGGGGTAAAAATATATGGGAGAGTGTGCCAGATAGCGGGGTGGAGGAAATGTTGGCTGTGTCAGAGTTTGAGGGCTTTGCAGCGATTATCTTTGGCGACTGGGCCGGAAAATAGGAGGGCAGAGGTTACGTGGTATACGGCGTTGTAGTGTAGTCTGCTGTTTACATAATTACTCATGAGATTCAGTTTAGTCATCCCATCGGATTGCATTGAAATGAGAATAGATACATCTTTGGTAGCTATCGTCGCTTCAATTTTATACGCTGTGCCCGTTGTTCATTTCTTGACGTTTTAGCAAGATACTTATTAAGCATATGCATTCCTctgatcaacaaacaaagCTTTACAACCTGTTTACTCGGGGGGACCAGCGGGGATGTTAACCTTGGGCTACAAGCACAAGTCTGTTAGAGACATGTTTCTCTCATCTGCCAGCCAGCAAGACTCACGTTATAGAAGAGGGACTGCATACCCCAAGGGAAGGGCTTGGCTCGCATGTTCATGTAGGGGTAGACGGGCCTCTGGGAAAGGTCCTCGTCGCTGTGAGCACtgtgggaaagggaagtcAGTCGCTTTACCGGCCAGTGGTTGGGCGAATAATGCGTGGTGAGGTGATGTCTGTCTTCCGACTCTTTCCGTGCCTGTCATCCATGACGCGCCCTAATGTCCACTTCAAGCACTCTCTCGCACGAAGCATGCACCTCACCACCCCTTTTTCTATGCGGAGGAAAAAAGTGTTATACTTACAGGTGCTCAGCGTGGGCGGCCTCAATCTTGTAAGTCCAGAGGCCACCGACGATGATACCGGGGATGCAGACGTAGAAAGAGATCTTTCGCCAGAGGTCAGTGGTCTCTGCAAAGTATGCGTTAGTACGTGCTCCTGTCCGTCCTCCACCTTATTCTACTCCCATCCCCACCGGTTCTCCTCACACTACGATCCCACTTTCCCATCCACGTCGCCTAGACTCTCCGAAATAGGCAGCAGTACACTCACCAGCAGCGTGAGCCCTGATGGCGGTCCTCTTGGCGACGAACTCGTTCTCACCGGCGGCAGCGGAGGTAGCGAAACCCCTAGCAGCGGGGCGGACAGCACGGGCAGCGAGTCGGAACATcgtttgttgtttgttgtgTGAGCGGTGAGTGGAGTCAAAGGTCAAAAGTCAAAAGGGAATGGATGATTATTACCGTCTCCAATTGGGCAGCGAGCGAGCCATCGAATCACATGCCCGTTTTCTTCCGCTAGAGGATGACTTACGTAAAGGAATTTGggttgttgatgagcttAAACGGGCGCCCACGTAAGCACTCGCCACgtcagaagaagggaacgcgccggaagaagaagcagctgCAGCAGCGACAAGTTGAGACCACGACAAGAGTGTTACTGCCACTACtacatctccatcctcctgcTAATACCACAGGGCACACTTCGCCTGCCTAGCTACGATGCCGGGCATATCCTATGACGAATCCGGCTCACTCGCAAGCTACTTCGGAGTCACCTGTCTTACTCTCGTTCTCATCCCCTGGACACTCTCGACGCTCAGGCCTAAAAAGACAAGTGCGTAGCATTTTGTCACTACTTGCAAAAATTATCGTTAACAACGCAATAGAGAAAGCACAGCCAATATGCCCCTGTACAGCATGTCAGCAGGCTCCTGCTCGTGTGGAAAAACTTCAGCGATCATCCCGTCGGTCAGCCGGTACCAAGCgtatcttcctcttgctctCGGCATGGGTATTACTCGGTTACCTCGTGTACAGCTTAGCAACAGCCCCCAAGATACAGGGCGGTACGGTCTACAACCCTTTTGAGATCCTTGGATTGAGCAGCTCGGCGACTGAGAAGCAGATCAAGAAGCATTACAAGAAGTTGTCTTTGCAATTGTACGTATTCCATCATGTATCTTTGCAGTAAAGCTAATGACAATCCATGTATAGCCACCCtgacaagctcaagcttGCCGAAGGTCAAACcatggaagaagcagaggagaAATACATTGAACTTACCAAAGCGTACAAATCATTAACCGAAGAAACGACTCGAGAAAATCTCGCCAAGTATGGTAATCCTGACGGACCTCAACAGAGAGAAGACAGGATTGCTATCCCTCAATGGATTGTTGAAGGATCAAACGGTGTCTGGGTCTTGGCTCTGTATGGGCTAGTCCTTGGTGGTGGTATTCCTTGGGTCGTTGTGAGTGCTTTGATAAAGTATGTCGTTTTGGGACGCACTAACAATGCATTAGGGTCGATGGTGGTTCACTCAACGTCGACTCACTCGAGATAACATTCTTAACGCCACTGCGGAAcgcttcttccattctctTGCCGAAGACACTGACTTTACCAACCTCATCGCCCTTTTGGCTGGTTCCCTCGAAGTCGCCGCCGTTGTTGGTGGTAAGAAGGTCAGCAAGAAGACTAAAAAGGCCAAACAAAGTAAAGttgaagagttggaagcCAAGATCAATGAGATCAAAGAGCAGAACGGGATTGAGGAAGACCCTTTGATGAAGGTAACTAGCAGGGTGGGAGTGACGAGCGGTGCTGAtaggagggcgagggcgtTGATTTGGGCTCATCTGTTGAGGATTGATCTTGATGATGCAGAGATGCGCAATGGTCAGCTATCTAACAATCGTAAAACATCTCATGCTAACGTCATCGTAGACCAACTCGCCGTCTTGCGtgtccttcctcctttgctCAATGCTATCACCAACATTGCCCTTGCTCACAACTGGCTTTCCGTTTCTCTCAGATGTATTCAACTTCAACCCGCTCTTGTTCAGGCTATGCCTCCCTCTGTGTCTCCTCTCGCCCAACTTCCGGGCTTCGACTTTGAGAAAGGATTTGAGCAGCAGATCATCAAAAAGGCCGAGGGCGACAAATGGTTGGAGAAGTGGGTCAGGGTTAGGGAAGGATTTGATGAAGCTTTCAACGTGGCAAAGTACTGGCCGAGATTGGAAGTAATTGGTGCCGAATTCAAGGTGGATGACTCCAAGGTTGTCACACCCAGCTCTATCGTATCTCTCACCGCCAAGGTCCGATACGTTTACCCTACCACGGCTCTCTCCTCCAGGGCAAAACCTATTCCTATGCTTCCCAAGTCGGAACTGGCCAAGttggaaaaaggaaaggaggaaaatgGAGAGGCGAAATCAATTGAGGACGTAAAGGAGGCAGTGAAGGAGGCAagcgagaaagaggaaaagcctACGGTGAAGGAAGTGCAAGAAAAGATtgtgaaaaaaaaggaggcAAAAGAAGTGGTGAATGGCTTTGCCCACGCGCCTCGATGGCCCCAGGTAAATTACCCTTGCCACTTGACACTTAAATTGGCTGACATGTATCCCAGCTACGCAAGCCTCAATACTATTTCCTCTTGGGAGACACTAAGCTCAACAAAGTCATTGTGCCCCCTGTCAAAGTCACCGACAtcccccttccttctcctgatGGCACACCTTCAGAGCCCAAGGAAATTAGCTTGCAATTCCAAGCTCCTCCTCAAGTTAACTTGTACTCCTTTGTCGCACACTTGAGGAGCGACACCTACCTTGGTGAGGATGTTCAGGTGCCAATTATGCtcaaggtggaggagcCTCCATCGGAATCAGATTCTGATGCCGGTGACGACATTTCGGAGCCAGATGAGGATACGCTTGCTGGGCagatggcgatgatgaggggAGAGAATGTCAAACCATCCAAGGTGCATGGTGGAGAGTATGATAGTGAAGAAAGCAGTGATGATGTAGATGAAGCGAGTGACGACGAGAGTTCGAGCGACGATGAAGGGCcaacaagggcaagggcatATAATGAGGATAGTAGTGATAGCGATTAGAAGCACAAAAAACATCAACTTTCTCGTTGCATGGGGGCTACTATACGTATGGCAGTAGCGCACAATTTGATAGGTCTGTAGATCAGAGTTTCATGCATGATAAATACCATGTTGATAGAACGAGccggccttcttcttcttatcgCTCACATCCGACACAGAGGGTGCAATGCTGGACCTCTTCGACGACATGCAGGGTGATTTAGACGCCTCCAATACATTaacaaagaaggaaagacgCCTTGAATAGAAGGCAGGAGCGCGGTACGGACGTGATGCTTTTTTGTTACGCTGGCGACTTGGCTGCTGGAGAACGAAGAGCAGAAGACAAACAGTTGAGGTTGTCGCGTCATCGGCGGAGAGTGCCACACAGCGTCT includes these proteins:
- a CDS encoding hypothetical protein (Match to ESTs gb|CF187611.1|CF187611, gb|CF194393.1|CF194393, gb|CF193377.1|CF193377; HMMPfam hit to COX6A, Cytochrome c oxidase subunit VIa, score: 69.4, E(): 9.4e-18) translates to MFRLAARAVRPAARGFATSAAAGENEFVAKRTAIRAHAAETTDLWRKISFYVCIPGIIVGGLWTYKIEAAHAEHLAHSDEDLSQRPVYPYMNMRAKPFPWGMQSLFYNPKVNIPAGPPE
- a CDS encoding hypothetical protein (HMMPfam hit to DnaJ, DnaJ domain, score: 81.6, E(): 2e-21; HMMPfam hit to Sec63, Sec63 domain, score: -2.6, E(): 8.7e-11) — translated: MPGISYDESGSLASYFGVTCLTLVLIPWTLSTLRPKKTKKAQPICPCTACQQAPARVEKLQRSSRRSAGTKRIFLLLSAWVLLGYLVYSLATAPKIQGGTVYNPFEILGLSSSATEKQIKKHYKKLSLQFHPDKLKLAEGQTMEEAEEKYIELTKAYKSLTEETTRENLAKYGNPDGPQQREDRIAIPQWIVEGSNGVWVLALYGLVLGGGIPWVVGRWWFTQRRLTRDNILNATAERFFHSLAEDTDFTNLIALLAGSLEVAAVVGGKKVSKKTKKAKQSKVEELEAKINEIKEQNGIEEDPLMKVTSRVGVTSGADRRARALIWAHLLRIDLDDAEMRNGQLSNNRKTSHANVIVDQLAVLRVLPPLLNAITNIALAHNWLSVSLRCIQLQPALVQAMPPSVSPLAQLPGFDFEKGFEQQIIKKAEGDKWLEKWVRVREGFDEAFNVAKYWPRLEVIGAEFKVDDSKVVTPSSIVSLTAKVRYVYPTTALSSRAKPIPMLPKSELAKLEKGKEENGEAKSIEDVKEAVKEASEKEEKPTVKEVQEKIVKKKEAKEVVNGFAHAPRWPQLRKPQYYFLLGDTKLNKVIVPPVKVTDIPLPSPDGTPSEPKEISLQFQAPPQVNLYSFVAHLRSDTYLGEDVQVPIMLKVEEPPSESDSDAGDDISEPDEDTLAGQMAMMRGENVKPSKVHGGEYDSEESSDDVDEASDDESSSDDEGPTRARAYNEDSSDSD